One window of the Eucalyptus grandis isolate ANBG69807.140 chromosome 6, ASM1654582v1, whole genome shotgun sequence genome contains the following:
- the LOC104450382 gene encoding photosystem I reaction center subunit V, chloroplastic, producing the protein MAAASPAVLSLAAGATSRRHAGGLSPASISFQGLRPLANRATRASSSSSAAAAAPRRSGAVRAELSAPVVISLSTGLSLFLGRFVFFNFQRENVAKQVPEQNGKTHFEAGDVRAQEYVSLLKSNDPVGFNIVDVLAWGSIGHIVAYYILATTSNGYDPKFFG; encoded by the coding sequence ATGGCCGCCGCTTCCCCCGCCGTCTTGTCCCTCGCCGCCGGCGCCACCTCCAGGCGCCACGCCGGCGGCCTCTCTCCGGCCAGCATCTCCTTCCAAGGCCTCAGGCCCCTCGCCAACAGGGCCACCAgggcttcctcctcctcctccgccgccgcggcTGCGCCGAGGAGGTCGGGGGCGGTAAGGGCGGAGCTGAGCGCGCCGGTGGTGATAAGCCTGAGCACGGGGCTGTCGCTGTTCCTGGGGAGGTTCGTGTTCTTCAACTTCCAGAGGGAGAACGTGGCGAAGCAGGTGCCGGAGCAGAACGGGAAGACCCACTTCGAGGCCGGGGACGTGAGGGCCCAGGAGTACGTGAGCCTCCTCAAGTCCAACGACCCCGTCGGCTTCAACATCGTCGACGTCCTCGCCTGGGGCTCCATCGGCCACATCGTCGCCTACTACATCCTCGCCACCACCAGCAACGGCTACGACCCCAAGTTCTTCGGTTGA
- the LOC104450381 gene encoding uncharacterized protein LOC104450381, producing MEEDLHRETKLMASSGVLYIKLNIQKAQCSSEKDGGSSYEEEDDHVEYPAASESTSPVCMFCRKGFSSGKALGGHMRIHAQSTKEPLRKKIHGRKIKRSGTKNNSRRSSATMAGGQDDHQTCVICGKSFPSIKSLYGHMRSHPEREWRGIQPPSAAAAKQSSPSTVSDSVVVRKADDDQIGSDDDAKERSSGAVDLSKSVPGWGVTAKRGKKAGTPSVAGSGSGSGSGSRSGSGEGVGLDAQVQEALVMLADGNPPSKVSPLIRPRIDATTDDKDEHRMEENCKANCCIDSYSGIEARNCSAIAENKEVEAFSETELKPKKPVNMMMNRVKEERVQRSYYKLGSELKKSRRIKRFRDLEELHADYDVQNRIVDPATPGRFKCSICNKSFSSHQALGGHKSSHSKPTKNSQTIRRDRETVSAEFSAVPGSYRLDADLSTPLSQVANSPSAIGEMSSKVLDFDLNELPPMEDDKERVVGLGADSGHCSG from the coding sequence ATGGAGGAAGATCTTCACCGAGAGACTAAGCTGATGGCGAGCAGCGGTGTACTCTACATCAAGCTGAACATCCAGAAAGCTCAGTGCAGCAGTGAAAAAGACGGTGGTAGCAGTtatgaggaagaagacgaccaCGTGGAGTATCCGGCGGCATCTGAGTCGACTTCTCCGGTATGCATGTTTTGCAGGAAAGGATTTAGCTCAGGGAAAGCTTTGGGCGGTCACATGAGAATTCACGCTCAGTCCACCAAAGAGCCTCTGCGCAAGAAGATTCACGGACGGAAGATCAAGAGAAGCGGTACCAAGAACAACAGCCGGCGGAGCTCGGCCACGATGGCGGGAGGTCAGGATGATCACCAGACTTGTGTGATTTGTGGCAAGAGTTTCCCTTCGATAAAGTCCTTGTACGGGCACATGAGATCGCATCCTGAGAGGGAATGGAGGGGAATTCAGCCTCCTTCAGCCGCTGCGGCCAAACAAAGCTCACCATCCACTGTCTCGGATTCGGTGGTTGTTCGGAAGGCAGACGATGATCAGATTGGTTCTGATGATGATGCTAAGGAGAGGAGCTCAGGTGCTGTAGATCTATCAAAGTCCGTCCCAGGATGGGGGGTCACCGCTAAAAGAGGCAAGAAAGCCGGTACACCCTCCGTCGCAGGCTCAGGCTCAGGATCAGGATCGGGGTCGAGGTCCGGTTCGGGTGAGGGTGTGGGTTTAGACGCACAGGTGCAAGAAGCTCTTGTGATGCTTGCTGATGGGAATCCACCGAGTAAAGTCTCGCCATTGATTAGGCCCAGAATCGACGCAACAACTGATGACAAGGATGAGCATAGGATGGAGGAGAATTGCAAAGCGAATTGCTGCATAGATTCTTATTCTGGCATTGAAGCTAGAAACTGCAGTGCAATAGCAGAAAACAAAGAAGTGGAGGCCTTTTCAGAAACTGAGTTAAAACCTAAAAAGCCTGTAAATATGATGATGAACCGTGTTAAAGAAGAACGGGTACAACGTTCCTACTATAAACTTGGCAGCGAGTTGAAGAAGAGTAGAAGGATCAAAAGGTTCAGGGACTTGGAAGAACTACACGCTGATTACGATGTCCAGAATAGAATCGTCGATCCTGCGACACCTGGTAGGTTCAAGTGCAGTATTTGCAACAAGTCCTTTTCAAGCCACCAAGCCTTGGGTGGTCACAAGTCCAGCCACAGCAAGCCCACCAAGAACAGTCAAACTATCAGAAGAGATCGTGAAACAGTGTCGGCGGAGTTCTCAGCAGTGCCTGGGAGTTACAGGCTTGATGCAGACTTGAGTACCCCGTTGAGCCAAGTGGCTAATTCGCCCAGCGCAATCGGCGAGATGAGCAGCAAAGTGTTGGATTTCGACCTCAATGAGCTCCCACCCATGGAAGATGATAAGGAAAGGGTTGTTGGTCTTGGTGCTGATTCTGGACATTGCAGTGGGTGA